A genome region from Blochmannia endosymbiont of Polyrhachis (Hedomyrma) turneri includes the following:
- the nrdB gene encoding class Ia ribonucleoside-diphosphate reductase subunit beta: MSYTTFSKNNNNQLLEPMFFGQSVNIARFDQQKHNIFEKLIEKQLSFFWRPEEVDISKDRIDYQSLAEHEKHIFISNLQYQTLLDSIQGRSPNIALLPLISIPELETWVETWAFFETIHSRSYTHIIRNIVNMPSIIFDNIINNNNILNRAKDISSYYDKLIELTNYYHLLGNGIHIINNKKISINLHELKKRLYLCLINVNVLEAIRFYVSFACSFAFAERKLMEGNAKIIRLIARDEALHLTGTQHILNLMKSGKDDPEMAEIALECEQETYKIFLSAAEQEKTWAQYLFENGSMLGLNKEILCQYIEYITNIRMQSLGLNPQFNTISNTIPWINAWLTSDNVQVAPQESETTSYLIGQIDSTINYSDFDDFTL, translated from the coding sequence ATGTCATATACAACTTTTTCAAAAAACAACAACAATCAACTTCTTGAACCAATGTTTTTCGGTCAATCAGTAAATATTGCACGATTTGATCAACAAAAACACAATATCTTTGAAAAACTCATTGAAAAACAATTATCTTTCTTTTGGAGACCAGAAGAAGTTGATATTTCAAAAGATCGAATCGACTATCAATCACTTGCAGAACATGAAAAACATATTTTTATTAGCAATTTACAATACCAAACTTTATTAGACTCTATTCAAGGAAGAAGTCCAAATATTGCTCTTCTACCATTAATATCTATCCCAGAGCTAGAAACATGGGTAGAAACATGGGCCTTTTTTGAAACTATTCATTCGCGATCATATACTCATATAATTCGAAATATCGTTAACATGCCATCGATTATTTTTGATAACATTATTAATAATAACAATATACTAAACAGAGCCAAAGATATTTCCAGCTATTATGACAAATTAATCGAATTAACAAATTATTACCATTTATTAGGTAATGGAATTCATATAATTAATAATAAAAAAATCTCAATTAATTTACATGAACTAAAAAAAAGATTATACCTATGCTTAATCAATGTTAATGTATTAGAAGCTATTCGATTTTATGTAAGCTTTGCCTGTTCATTCGCATTTGCTGAAAGAAAATTAATGGAAGGAAATGCTAAAATAATACGACTTATTGCACGAGATGAAGCATTACACTTAACTGGCACACAACATATATTAAATCTCATGAAATCAGGAAAAGACGATCCAGAAATGGCTGAAATAGCTTTAGAATGCGAACAAGAAACTTATAAAATATTTTTATCAGCAGCAGAACAAGAAAAAACATGGGCACAGTATTTATTTGAAAACGGATCAATGCTAGGATTGAATAAAGAAATTCTCTGCCAATATATTGAATATATTACAAATATTCGAATGCAATCTCTGGGTTTAAATCCACAATTTAATACGATTTCCAATACAATACCATGGATTAACGCATGGTTAACATCAGATAATGTGCAAGTTGCACCACAAGAATCAGAAACAACTTCATATCTAATAGGCCAAATAGACTCTACTATTAATTATTCAGATTTTGATGATTTCACGTTGTAA
- the yfaE gene encoding class I ribonucleotide reductase maintenance protein YfaE, whose amino-acid sequence MSKIINIQQLYICIHNQTTRVLYHKKYCSILETLEANNITTNSQCRAGYCGVCRASLIYGTITYLKQPLAYVQKHEILICCTLPKTNIQIKL is encoded by the coding sequence ATGTCAAAGATAATAAATATTCAACAACTATACATTTGTATACACAATCAAACAACTAGAGTGTTATATCATAAAAAATATTGCTCAATTTTAGAAACACTAGAAGCAAACAACATTACAACCAATTCTCAATGCCGTGCAGGATATTGCGGAGTATGTCGTGCATCATTAATATATGGTACAATTACATACCTCAAACAACCATTAGCATATGTTCAAAAACATGAAATTCTTATTTGTTGCACACTACCAAAAACTAACATTCAAATAAAATTATAA
- a CDS encoding NADH-quinone oxidoreductase subunit N, giving the protein MIMTFQDMIGLLPLLILCVTTLCVLLFVLFYRCHCVTFFITIFGVTTSFVSLYIVWKYEVHEIANLFYIDKFSILCMVLVLLASFVTSIVSYMWLAYNRCVYSDEFYLLLLILTIGAVIVVNTSHLVMLFFGIELVSLPLFGIIGYVTARQYVLEATIKYVVLSAISTAFLLFGIALVYAETACLSFIDLFAELVMRANVFSQSMILMLGISMMLVGFGFKLSLVPFHLWTADVYQGASEIAGMCLATINKISVFSILVRFFLLFPASYNKIIYILVIISCVSMLFGTLMAIKQDNIKRILAYSSVTHTGYLLVGVIGSMKQSFPVRNFNVLNTFTDGIETISICLVNYCFATLGAFIVFSLVFCIYYYDKNEDPGILNLYRGLFWKDPILSIAFTIIILALAGVPATLGFICKFYLIIFGVERELWWCVAFMVFCSGVSVLYYSRAIIILYLSPLPSRDFYVRCSNGSFAFLNSYYNNKQLVMVLCALCIVLVFSVLLAFFGIFPQCLLYLLSLI; this is encoded by the coding sequence ATGATAATGACTTTTCAAGACATGATAGGATTGTTACCATTATTAATATTATGTGTAACGACATTATGTGTATTATTGTTTGTTTTGTTTTACCGTTGTCATTGTGTAACTTTTTTTATAACGATATTTGGAGTTACTACATCTTTTGTTTCGTTATATATAGTATGGAAATATGAGGTACATGAAATTGCAAATTTATTTTATATAGATAAGTTTTCAATTTTATGTATGGTGTTGGTTTTGCTTGCTAGTTTTGTGACTAGCATCGTATCTTATATGTGGTTGGCTTATAATCGTTGTGTTTATTCTGATGAGTTTTATTTGTTATTGTTAATTCTTACTATTGGTGCCGTGATAGTAGTTAATACTAGTCATTTAGTAATGTTATTTTTTGGAATTGAGTTGGTTTCTTTGCCTTTGTTTGGTATCATAGGTTATGTTACTGCACGGCAATATGTTTTAGAAGCTACTATTAAATATGTTGTATTATCTGCTATATCTACTGCATTTTTATTATTTGGTATAGCTTTGGTATATGCTGAAACAGCTTGTTTATCATTTATTGATCTTTTTGCTGAATTAGTTATGAGGGCAAATGTGTTTAGTCAGTCAATGATATTGATGCTTGGTATATCGATGATGTTGGTGGGATTTGGTTTTAAATTATCGTTAGTACCGTTTCATTTATGGACAGCTGATGTTTATCAAGGTGCTTCAGAAATAGCAGGAATGTGTTTAGCTACGATTAATAAAATTTCTGTGTTTTCTATATTAGTTCGTTTTTTTCTTTTATTTCCAGCATCTTATAATAAGATAATTTACATTTTGGTTATAATTTCTTGTGTTTCAATGTTATTTGGTACTTTAATGGCTATTAAACAAGACAATATAAAAAGGATTTTAGCATATTCTTCTGTTACACACACTGGTTATCTATTAGTAGGTGTGATAGGTAGTATGAAACAATCATTTCCTGTTCGTAATTTTAATGTATTGAATACATTTACAGATGGTATAGAAACTATCAGTATTTGTTTAGTGAATTATTGTTTTGCTACATTAGGGGCATTTATTGTATTTAGTTTAGTATTTTGTATATATTATTACGATAAAAATGAAGATCCAGGTATATTAAATTTATATCGGGGTTTATTTTGGAAGGATCCAATATTATCAATAGCATTTACCATTATAATACTAGCGTTAGCTGGTGTTCCTGCAACATTAGGATTTATTTGTAAATTTTATTTGATTATATTTGGTGTAGAACGAGAATTGTGGTGGTGTGTGGCTTTTATGGTTTTTTGTTCTGGAGTGAGCGTATTATATTATTCACGTGCGATAATTATTTTATATTTAAGTCCGTTGCCTTCTAGGGATTTTTATGTACGGTGTAGTAATGGTTCTTTTGCTTTTTTAAATTCCTATTATAATAATAAGCAATTAGTTATGGTGCTATGTGCGCTTTGTATTGTTTTAGTATTTTCTGTATTACTAGCATTTTTTGGTATTTTTCCTCAGTGTTTATTATATTTATTATCTTTGATATAG
- the nuoM gene encoding NADH-quinone oxidoreductase subunit M, with protein sequence MLLFYLVFIPFLTGIICWCSECINKVLPRWFALIGIGVTFIITLALCVQSGKYMLDVVQCSVSSHWQKEYVWSWVSRFDINFRLALDGLSLLMVMLSGFLGVLSVLCSWKEVRRQVGFFYFNLLWLISCVIAVFLSIDMFCFFLFWEMMIFPMYLLISLWGHKFSNVEIRIQAAVKFFIYSQISGLVMLVAILGLVFVNYNVNGVWTFNYDNLLFVSMPIHIEYLLMLGFFVAFAVKLPIIPFHGWLSDAHSESPTAGSVDLSGILLKIAAYGLFRFNLPLFPNASRGFSFIGIFLGVISIFYFAWISFSQTDIKRLIAYSSMSHMGFILLAVYSGDLLAYQGAVIHIVAHSLSTAGMFILCGQLFERIHIRDMRIMGGLWDKLHLIPGLSLLFSICMLGLPGTGNFIGEVMILFGLFHTYPVIASISAFGSIFASVYSLIFIHRIYYGISKINNNYSSLSFSLLSFREQVIIFPLLFFVICLGFFPQPVIDISFISMNNIYKCFKNVVRFPVP encoded by the coding sequence ATGTTGTTATTTTATCTTGTATTTATTCCGTTTTTAACTGGTATTATATGCTGGTGTTCTGAATGTATTAATAAGGTGTTACCTCGTTGGTTTGCTTTAATTGGTATAGGAGTAACATTTATAATAACATTAGCTCTATGTGTACAGAGTGGAAAATATATGTTGGATGTTGTTCAATGTTCTGTTTCATCCCATTGGCAGAAGGAATATGTTTGGTCTTGGGTTTCTCGGTTTGATATTAATTTTCGTTTAGCGTTAGATGGATTGTCATTGTTGATGGTGATGTTGTCTGGTTTTTTGGGGGTTTTATCTGTTCTTTGTTCATGGAAAGAAGTTAGACGTCAGGTGGGTTTTTTTTATTTTAATTTACTTTGGCTTATTTCATGTGTTATTGCTGTATTTTTATCAATCGATATGTTTTGTTTCTTTTTGTTTTGGGAAATGATGATTTTTCCAATGTATTTATTAATTTCTTTATGGGGGCATAAATTTTCAAATGTTGAAATTAGAATTCAAGCTGCTGTAAAATTTTTTATTTATTCTCAAATTAGTGGGTTAGTTATGTTGGTGGCTATTTTGGGGTTAGTATTTGTAAATTATAATGTTAATGGTGTGTGGACATTTAATTACGATAATTTATTATTTGTGTCTATGCCGATTCATATAGAATATTTATTAATGTTGGGCTTTTTTGTTGCTTTTGCTGTTAAATTGCCGATTATTCCATTTCATGGTTGGTTATCTGATGCTCATAGTGAGTCACCAACTGCTGGTTCTGTAGATTTATCTGGTATCTTATTAAAGATAGCGGCATATGGTTTGTTTCGATTTAATTTACCATTATTTCCTAATGCTTCCAGAGGATTTTCTTTTATTGGAATTTTTTTAGGAGTGATCAGTATTTTTTATTTTGCTTGGATATCTTTTTCTCAAACTGATATTAAGCGATTAATAGCTTATAGTAGCATGTCTCATATGGGATTTATATTATTAGCAGTATATAGCGGTGATCTGTTGGCTTATCAAGGTGCAGTTATACATATAGTAGCTCATAGTTTGTCTACGGCAGGTATGTTTATTCTTTGTGGACAGTTGTTTGAGCGGATACATATACGAGATATGAGAATAATGGGTGGATTATGGGATAAATTACATTTAATTCCTGGTTTGTCTTTGTTATTTTCGATATGTATGTTAGGTTTGCCTGGTACTGGAAATTTTATTGGTGAAGTGATGATTTTATTTGGGCTGTTTCATACTTATCCTGTTATTGCATCAATTTCTGCTTTTGGAAGCATCTTTGCATCAGTTTATTCATTGATTTTTATACATCGTATTTATTACGGTATATCGAAGATTAACAATAATTATTCTTCTTTATCATTTTCTCTATTATCATTTCGTGAACAAGTAATTATTTTCCCGTTGTTATTTTTTGTGATTTGTTTGGGATTTTTCCCACAGCCTGTTATAGATATATCATTCATTTCGATGAACAATATTTATAAATGTTTTAAGAATGTTGTTCGTTTTCCTGTTCCATAA
- the nuoL gene encoding NADH-quinone oxidoreductase subunit L, with protein MNFLFLVMLFPLLGFVLLISFQKLFSKYMISTIGVGSICLSVLCATWVSFDFLNHVSANESESSFFFVQSVYTWISLIDFCIPVVFRLDGLSLSMLLLVTWVSFLIHIYSLSYMSDHPSYFRFLAYMNLFVANMIILILADNLLLMYFGWEGVGLCSYLLIGFYYVDKKHGESALKSFLVTRIGDIFLLCAIFMFYACFHTLDVYKLMSCVSTEFFSISPNLIALFLVIAAVAKSAQFPFQIWLSDAMVAPAPVSALIHAATMVTAGVYLIARTHNVFVIAPNILYVIGVIGSITLIISSCSALVQTDIKKILAYSTVGQISYMFIALSVQAWESSIFHLMVHAFFKALLFLASGSLIMICHGEQNIFKIGKLYTSTPLIYFSFLVGGASLSAIPIVTSGFYSKGEVLWNVFLSNNSLFIIAGLIGSFLTSLYTFRMIFIIFYSGSNVVKSKSCYDIFQGLSLLILLVLSTCFGALLRLPMFGALPSSMQILNNGVCVYNKFVFEICLGVIVISGCFLSGLYYLCSYRFMLLDKLLNCLLGRVFVEFVFVGWGCDWIYKHIVIKPYLLIARVFSFDPVHYVLYFSVRNIVNFFSDRLVLSENGQIRHYIMSVIFGITVLLLILMFL; from the coding sequence ATGAATTTTTTATTTTTGGTAATGTTGTTTCCATTATTAGGATTTGTTTTACTAATATCTTTTCAAAAATTATTTTCTAAGTATATGATTTCTACTATTGGTGTTGGAAGTATATGTTTATCGGTGTTATGTGCTACATGGGTATCGTTTGATTTTTTAAATCATGTTAGTGCTAATGAGAGTGAAAGTTCATTTTTTTTTGTTCAATCAGTTTATACATGGATTTCTTTAATTGATTTTTGTATTCCTGTAGTTTTTAGGTTAGATGGGTTATCTTTGAGTATGTTATTGTTAGTTACTTGGGTTAGTTTTTTGATTCATATATATTCTTTATCGTATATGTCTGATCATCCGTCGTATTTTCGTTTTTTGGCTTACATGAATTTGTTTGTTGCAAATATGATTATTTTAATATTGGCGGATAATTTATTGTTAATGTATTTTGGATGGGAAGGTGTAGGTTTGTGTAGTTATTTGCTTATTGGTTTTTATTATGTTGATAAAAAGCATGGAGAATCAGCATTAAAATCATTTCTTGTAACTCGTATTGGAGATATTTTTTTGTTATGTGCAATATTTATGTTTTATGCATGCTTCCATACATTAGATGTATATAAATTAATGTCATGTGTTTCTACAGAATTTTTTAGTATTTCTCCAAATTTGATTGCTTTGTTTCTAGTTATTGCTGCTGTAGCAAAATCAGCACAATTTCCTTTTCAAATATGGTTGTCAGATGCTATGGTAGCTCCTGCTCCGGTATCAGCATTAATTCATGCTGCGACCATGGTGACTGCTGGAGTTTATTTAATTGCTCGGACACACAATGTGTTTGTAATAGCTCCAAATATATTATACGTAATTGGTGTTATTGGATCAATAACTTTAATTATATCAAGTTGTTCGGCATTAGTACAAACTGATATTAAGAAAATTTTAGCATATTCTACTGTTGGTCAAATCAGCTATATGTTTATAGCTCTTTCTGTGCAAGCATGGGAATCATCGATTTTTCATTTAATGGTTCATGCCTTTTTTAAAGCATTATTGTTTCTTGCATCTGGATCTCTTATTATGATTTGTCATGGTGAGCAGAATATTTTTAAAATAGGTAAATTATATACATCTACACCGTTAATTTATTTTTCTTTTTTGGTAGGAGGAGCTTCATTATCTGCGATTCCTATAGTAACTTCTGGGTTTTATTCCAAAGGTGAAGTGCTTTGGAATGTGTTTCTTAGTAATAATTCTTTATTTATTATTGCGGGATTAATTGGATCATTTTTGACATCTTTGTATACTTTCCGTATGATTTTTATTATTTTTTATAGCGGCTCCAATGTAGTTAAGTCTAAATCATGTTATGATATTTTCCAGGGTTTATCGTTATTAATATTATTGGTGTTATCTACTTGTTTCGGGGCCTTATTAAGGCTTCCTATGTTTGGTGCATTGCCTTCATCTATGCAAATTTTAAACAATGGTGTTTGTGTTTATAATAAGTTTGTTTTTGAGATTTGTTTAGGTGTTATAGTTATTTCTGGGTGTTTTTTATCTGGTTTATATTATTTATGTTCATATCGTTTTATGCTATTAGATAAGTTGTTGAATTGTTTATTAGGGAGAGTGTTTGTAGAGTTTGTTTTTGTTGGTTGGGGATGTGATTGGATATATAAACACATTGTTATTAAGCCTTATTTGTTGATTGCTCGTGTGTTTTCTTTTGATCCAGTGCATTATGTATTATATTTCAGTGTACGTAATATAGTTAATTTTTTTTCTGACAGATTGGTATTGAGTGAAAATGGTCAGATTCGTCATTATATTATGTCCGTTATATTTGGTATAACAGTTCTTTTGTTGATATTGATGTTTTTATGA
- the nuoK gene encoding NADH-quinone oxidoreductase subunit NuoK, translating to MIPLSHGISLSVVLFIVGLFGSIVRRNFLFVLLGLEIMINASALMFVLVGNYLGHEDGQVIYIFIITIAVSEASVCLALLLKMYRYYHTLDIDKISEMRR from the coding sequence ATGATTCCATTATCGCATGGTATTAGTTTATCAGTTGTTTTATTTATTGTAGGATTGTTTGGAAGTATTGTACGGCGTAATTTTTTGTTTGTTTTATTAGGGTTAGAAATTATGATTAATGCTTCAGCTTTAATGTTTGTTTTAGTTGGTAATTATTTAGGTCATGAGGATGGTCAGGTGATTTATATTTTTATTATTACTATTGCTGTTTCTGAGGCTAGTGTATGTTTAGCGTTATTGTTAAAGATGTATAGGTATTATCATACTTTAGATATTGATAAAATTAGTGAGATGCGTAGATGA
- a CDS encoding NADH-quinone oxidoreductase subunit J, with protein MEILFYLFNIISIISAIGVVLNTYPVYALLCLVVSCLSISCVFFLLGAYLAGALEVIIYAGAIMVLFIFVVMMLNVDDSELKSNSLMIERSMSRLFLIFIFSVISLYIIWSGKGDFYIDNISREIITLKSVGISLFGYYLLVVEMASMLLLAALIISLRIGGGFSELVGEGVTKDNTTIQ; from the coding sequence ATGGAGATATTATTTTATTTGTTTAACATAATTTCCATTATATCAGCGATTGGTGTGGTTTTAAATACTTATCCTGTATATGCTTTATTATGTTTAGTGGTTTCTTGTTTGTCGATTTCTTGTGTTTTTTTTCTTTTAGGTGCGTATTTAGCCGGTGCATTAGAAGTTATAATTTATGCTGGGGCTATTATGGTACTTTTTATTTTTGTGGTTATGATGTTAAATGTTGATGATTCTGAGTTGAAAAGTAATAGTTTAATGATTGAGCGTAGTATGAGCAGATTATTTTTGATTTTTATTTTTTCAGTAATTTCTTTGTATATTATTTGGAGTGGCAAGGGTGATTTTTATATTGACAATATAAGTAGAGAAATTATTACATTAAAAAGTGTTGGAATTAGTTTATTTGGATATTATTTGTTAGTGGTAGAAATGGCGTCAATGCTATTGTTAGCAGCATTAATAATATCTCTTCGAATTGGGGGTGGTTTTAGTGAGCTTGTTGGTGAGGGAGTCACTAAGGATAATACAACAATACAGTAA
- the nuoI gene encoding NADH-quinone oxidoreductase subunit NuoI, which translates to MRLDSLFIYWKIFFKDCFSIIRSIFIVALQAFSKRETQMYPDVPCIPASRYRGRIVLTSDLDGNERCVACGLCAVACPVDCIALKKGERENGRWYPEFFRINFSRCIFCGMCEESCPTGAIQLTQDFNMNECNRSDLIYEKVDLLINEAGKYPEYDFYQVSGVSLEGKNNSFSKRASTDPIDVKTIMP; encoded by the coding sequence ATGAGGTTAGATTCATTGTTTATTTATTGGAAAATTTTTTTTAAAGATTGTTTTTCTATTATTCGCAGTATATTTATAGTTGCTTTGCAGGCGTTTAGTAAAAGAGAGACTCAGATGTATCCTGATGTTCCTTGTATACCGGCTTCTAGGTATCGTGGTCGTATTGTATTAACATCTGATCTTGATGGTAATGAACGTTGTGTAGCTTGTGGTTTGTGTGCTGTAGCATGTCCTGTTGATTGTATTGCTTTAAAAAAAGGTGAACGTGAAAATGGTCGTTGGTATCCAGAGTTTTTTCGTATTAATTTTTCTCGTTGTATTTTTTGTGGTATGTGTGAAGAATCATGTCCCACTGGTGCTATTCAGCTTACTCAAGATTTTAACATGAATGAGTGTAATAGATCTGATTTGATATATGAAAAGGTAGATTTATTAATTAATGAAGCAGGGAAATATCCGGAGTATGATTTTTATCAGGTATCTGGAGTTTCTTTAGAAGGTAAGAATAACTCTTTTTCTAAAAGAGCATCTACAGATCCCATTGATGTTAAGACTATTATGCCATAA
- the nuoH gene encoding NADH-quinone oxidoreductase subunit NuoH, producing MFYIVAVIKSLVVLCVMVICGSYMSFFERRILALFQNRYGPNRVGWGGSLQLVADFIKIMFKEDWVPPFSNKIVFIISPVISFLVLLLSVIIIPIIPNWMISDFDIGILFFLMMVSLTIYSILLSGWSSNNKYSLIGSIRAVAQTLSYEVFLGLSIMGVVAQSGSFCLSIIVESQRYLWNIVPQFFGFITFFLSGLAVCHRHPFDQPESEQELADGYHIEYSGIKFSLFFISEYIGIIVISALITVLFVGGWHGPLLPGFVWFIGKIFLFIVFFILIRAALPRPRYDQVMLIAWKVCLPCTIINLLVTAIFILLNN from the coding sequence ATGTTTTATATAGTTGCTGTTATAAAATCCTTGGTTGTGTTGTGTGTTATGGTGATTTGTGGCAGTTATATGAGTTTTTTTGAGCGTCGTATATTAGCTTTGTTTCAGAATCGTTATGGCCCTAATCGGGTAGGTTGGGGTGGTTCTTTACAATTAGTTGCTGATTTCATTAAGATAATGTTTAAAGAAGATTGGGTTCCTCCATTTTCTAATAAAATTGTTTTTATTATATCTCCGGTGATTTCTTTTTTGGTATTATTACTTAGTGTAATTATTATTCCAATCATTCCAAATTGGATGATATCAGATTTTGATATTGGTATATTGTTTTTTTTGATGATGGTTAGTTTAACAATATATTCTATTTTACTTAGTGGTTGGTCAAGTAATAATAAATATTCTTTGATTGGTTCTATTCGTGCTGTAGCTCAGACATTGAGCTATGAGGTCTTTTTAGGTTTGTCAATAATGGGTGTAGTAGCACAATCGGGTTCGTTTTGTTTAAGCATTATTGTAGAGTCGCAAAGGTATTTATGGAATATAGTGCCGCAATTTTTTGGATTTATTACTTTTTTTTTATCTGGGTTAGCTGTATGTCATAGACATCCGTTTGATCAGCCTGAATCTGAGCAAGAATTAGCAGATGGTTATCATATTGAATATTCTGGTATAAAGTTTAGTTTATTTTTTATTAGTGAATATATTGGCATAATTGTTATTTCGGCGTTGATAACTGTTTTGTTTGTAGGTGGGTGGCATGGGCCTTTGTTGCCTGGTTTTGTGTGGTTTATAGGTAAAATTTTCTTATTTATTGTATTTTTTATATTGATTCGTGCTGCATTACCTCGACCAAGATATGATCAGGTGATGCTAATAGCTTGGAAAGTGTGTTTGCCGTGTACTATTATAAACTTATTGGTTACTGCAATATTTATTTTATTAAATAATTAA